A window of Panicum virgatum strain AP13 chromosome 8K, P.virgatum_v5, whole genome shotgun sequence contains these coding sequences:
- the LOC120645530 gene encoding pterocarpan synthase 1-like, whose amino-acid sequence MTTPSRTLIFLFVFLPAILAKGNILEDILPNPCKCCQENETRLHMYLHQFPHLPGVTNRNEYTMVSSPEPIGFGTMIVHDWVLTTGLSATENVVGRLQGFHLQAGQATTSWYTAHTIVFRDGSFAGSTLEVSGITEVKPNGEWSITGGTAAFASAHGTIKFINSQSSTATDAIKELDIHVFHTPEPAV is encoded by the exons ATGACTACTCCCTCTCgcaccttgatttttctctttgTATTCCTGCCAGCAATCCTCGCCAAGGGCAACATCCTTGAAGACATCCTTCCAAATCCGTGCAAGTGCTGCCAAGAGAATGAGACTCGCCTTCATATGTACTTGCACCAGTTCCCTCACTTGCCAGGTGTTACAAACCGGAACGAATATACCATGGTAAGCTCTCCGGAACCTATAGGGTTTGGCACAATGATAGTCCACGATTGGGTTCTCACCACAGGGCTCAGTGCGACTGAAAATGTTGTGGGGCGTCTGCAAGGCTTTCATCTTCAAGCTGGTCAAGCCACCACCAGCTGGTACACAGCTCACACCATAGTGTTCCGCGACGGCAG TTTTGCAGGGTCCACACTTGAGGTGTCGGGGATCACAGAGGTAAAACCAAATGGTGAATGGTCAATTACGGGTGGGACTGCAGCATTTGCTAGTGCGCATGGAACAATCAAGTTCATAAATTCGCAGAGTAGTACCGCCACTGATGCCATAAAGGAGCTTGATATTCATGTATTCCACACTCCAGAGCCAGCG GTCTAA